One Dokdonia sp. Dokd-P16 genomic window carries:
- a CDS encoding CoA transferase subunit B: MALDKNQIAQRIAREVQDGYYVNLGIGIPTLVANYVREDIDVEFQSENGVLGMGPFPYDGEEDADIINAGKQTITTLPGASFFDSATSFSMIRGKHVDLTILGAMEVAENGDIANWKIPGKMVKGMGGAMDLVASAENIIVAMMHTNRAGESKLLKKCSLPLTGVGCVKKIVSNLAVLEVTEDGFKLLERAPGVSVEEIQAATEGTLIVDGDIPEMKF, encoded by the coding sequence ATGGCTTTAGATAAAAATCAAATTGCACAACGCATTGCAAGAGAAGTACAAGATGGATATTATGTAAACCTAGGTATCGGTATCCCTACGCTTGTTGCAAACTATGTACGTGAAGATATTGACGTAGAGTTTCAAAGTGAGAATGGAGTTTTAGGGATGGGGCCTTTTCCGTATGATGGAGAAGAGGATGCAGATATTATAAATGCTGGAAAGCAGACCATTACAACCTTGCCAGGAGCAAGTTTTTTTGATAGTGCTACTAGCTTTAGTATGATACGTGGTAAACATGTAGACCTTACCATTCTAGGTGCTATGGAAGTTGCAGAAAATGGTGATATCGCAAACTGGAAAATCCCAGGTAAAATGGTAAAAGGTATGGGAGGAGCAATGGATCTCGTTGCAAGTGCAGAGAATATTATTGTAGCCATGATGCATACTAATCGCGCAGGAGAATCAAAACTTTTAAAAAAATGTAGCCTGCCACTTACTGGTGTAGGATGTGTAAAAAAGATTGTAAGTAACCTTGCTGTGTTAGAAGTCACTGAAGATGGCTTTAAACTACTCGAGAGAGCTCCAGGAGTATCTGTAGAAGAGATTCAAGCAGCAACCGAGGGAACATTAATCGTAGATGGTGATATCCCAGAAATGAAGTTTTAA
- a CDS encoding ABC transporter ATP-binding protein yields the protein MQPQKILTVNQLSISFKQQGEVQEVIHNISFDLYKNEILAIVGESGSGKSVSSLAILGLLPKKNTLIEGSIVFENQSLLETKEKDFQKIRGNEISMIFQEPMSSLNPSMRCGEQVVEILLQHTSLNRKSAKEETLRLFEKVKLPTVEKIYSAYPHEISGGQKQRVMIAMAIACKPKILIADEPTTALDVTVQQEIIVLLKELQLENQMSIIFISHDLSLVSEIADRVAVMYKGDIVEYAFAKALFSNPQHEYTKALLSARPSLDERLKMLPTIKDYLDKKPLSEAETTSERAEHLKNLYAQPPLLEVINVEKTYFSSAGIFAEDIAFKAVDDVSFSIYEGETLGLVGESGCGKSTLGNAILQLDKATAGTILYKGMAINEMRGAALRSLRKEIQIIFQDPFASLNPRLTVGQAIIEPMEVHKLYDSKAMRKKRVLELLERVGLEASHYDRYPHEFSGGQRQRIGIARTIAVNPKLIICDESVSALDISVQAQVLNLLNELKKDFGFTYIFISHDLAVVKYMSDQLVIMNKGKIEEMGDADHIYEHPEKEYTQRLIHAIPKGM from the coding sequence ATGCAGCCACAAAAAATCCTTACTGTAAACCAACTATCTATATCCTTTAAACAGCAAGGAGAAGTACAAGAAGTAATACATAATATTTCGTTTGATCTTTATAAAAATGAAATTCTGGCCATTGTGGGTGAGTCCGGATCCGGAAAGAGTGTGTCATCACTTGCTATTCTAGGACTTTTACCTAAGAAAAATACGCTTATTGAGGGCTCCATCGTTTTTGAAAATCAATCATTGCTAGAAACGAAAGAAAAGGATTTTCAGAAAATACGAGGTAATGAAATCTCCATGATTTTTCAAGAGCCTATGAGTAGTCTCAATCCGTCAATGCGATGCGGTGAGCAAGTAGTAGAAATTCTTTTACAACATACTTCACTCAACCGAAAATCTGCCAAAGAAGAAACGCTGCGCTTATTTGAAAAGGTGAAACTACCTACTGTAGAGAAGATTTATAGCGCCTATCCTCATGAGATTTCTGGAGGTCAAAAACAGCGCGTAATGATTGCGATGGCTATCGCTTGTAAACCTAAAATCCTGATTGCAGATGAGCCCACTACTGCCCTAGATGTTACCGTTCAGCAAGAGATTATAGTATTACTTAAGGAATTGCAGTTAGAAAATCAGATGAGTATTATTTTCATTTCTCACGACCTTTCCTTGGTAAGCGAGATAGCAGACAGAGTTGCTGTAATGTACAAGGGAGATATTGTTGAGTACGCTTTCGCGAAAGCGTTATTTTCAAATCCACAACATGAGTACACAAAAGCATTATTAAGTGCGAGACCGTCTCTAGATGAGCGCCTTAAAATGTTACCCACTATAAAAGATTACCTAGATAAAAAACCACTATCTGAAGCCGAAACAACATCCGAAAGAGCCGAACATCTAAAAAATCTGTATGCACAGCCACCTTTACTAGAGGTTATTAATGTAGAAAAAACATACTTTTCTAGTGCCGGCATCTTCGCTGAAGATATTGCCTTTAAAGCTGTAGATGATGTTTCATTTTCCATTTATGAAGGAGAAACCTTAGGTCTTGTAGGCGAGTCTGGTTGTGGTAAATCTACCCTGGGAAATGCCATCTTGCAATTAGATAAAGCGACTGCAGGAACCATTTTGTACAAAGGAATGGCTATTAATGAAATGCGTGGAGCAGCACTGAGAAGTTTAAGAAAGGAAATACAAATCATTTTTCAAGATCCCTTTGCCTCTCTCAATCCAAGGCTTACTGTAGGCCAGGCTATCATAGAGCCTATGGAAGTCCATAAACTTTATGATTCTAAAGCTATGAGAAAAAAGCGCGTGCTAGAATTGTTAGAACGAGTGGGTCTAGAAGCATCGCATTATGATCGTTATCCTCATGAGTTTTCTGGGGGGCAGCGACAACGCATAGGGATTGCTCGTACTATTGCCGTAAATCCTAAATTAATTATTTGTGATGAGTCTGTAAGTGCGCTAGATATATCTGTACAAGCACAAGTACTTAATTTACTTAATGAACTTAAGAAAGATTTTGGCTTTACCTACATTTTTATATCGCATGATCTTGCGGTAGTAAAATACATGTCTGATCAGCTAGTGATTATGAATAAAGGTAAAATAGAAGAAATGGGTGATGCAGATCATATTTATGAGCATCCAGAAAAGGAGTATACTCAAAGACTTATTCATGCCATTCCAAAAGGAATGTAA
- a CDS encoding M36 family metallopeptidase, translating into MKKIYSFFLMTFLLGTTVYAQTSVDGIVQNYLSSNAEEVGLKSTDVAQWKITDIVPSLNPEIQHVYVKQMYQGIPVQNGTYKLTVRDGKVTYEINQFAKDVAQKAAGASLSLTPENAILKVVNAHSLKTPSNLGVTKSSGNLLEYANSGISLEPIKVEKTYLAIGDKMHLTWNVSLYQLDAQHWWNVNVDASTGEILKTTDWVISCSFEDPNHKEHGHTTTEEPEVVNYGPVKATEATYAAAAVGGGSYNVFPLGVESPSHGNRVVVTDPANANASPYGWHDTNGSAGAEFTTTRGNNVLAQDDTNGNNGTGTSPNGGSALNFDFSLNLNNTPSTFLPAATTNLFYWNNIMHDVWYQYGFTEAAGNFQENNYGKGGAGSDSVNADAQDGSDSNNANFATPPDGQNPRMQMFLFTNPTRDGDFDNVIIAHEYGHGISTRLVGGPGTNALGGSEQMGEGWSDWLGMVMTIRPGDTRDTARGVGTYAIAQPTTGPGIRPTRYSTDLAVNGTTYNDVPNLVAPHGVGYGFATILWDMTWDLIDEKGYDPNQYSGNGGNNIAMSLVIEGLKNTANNPGYVSGRNGILQADQDLYGGQYNCLIWDAFARRGVGVDAVENSNGGTNTKTDQVTSFASGCSGPPAPVSCSATVAAFPYAEGFENTIGSWSQDTSDNIDWTVNSSGTPSSDTGPAAANEGSFYIYVEASGDGAGFPTKTAILNSPCFDLSSVSAAEATFSYQMTGNAVGTVRLEARDDTSQTWDELWVQSGDKGAAWLDATVSLAAYDGATQLRFRATTGTSWQGDIAIDGFAIDGTAPADTQAPTAPTNLAVTDVTTTSVALSWTAATDNVAVTAYDVFQGTNNLGEVTATSANITGLVEGTTYQFTVRAKDEAGNISGNSNTVTATTETTAPPSGCVGTASAPYSESFESGLGQWSQATGDDINWTRDASGTPSNNTGPSSGADGSFYLYVEASGNGAGFPNKRAIINSPCFDLTGETEANFTFDYHMFGSTDGGRIDLEASADGGTTWTSLWNQTGNQGNQWNAVTINLDGYTGGTVQLRFNRITGGTWESDVAIDNVALSTGAGGGDTGAPSGYCASNGNSVSDEYIQRVQIGSINNATGASAGGYGDFTNLSTTLGSSNTITITPRWTGTVYNEGYAVFVDWNRDGDFTDAGETVYTRAATSATPITGTFSVPSGASQGATRMRVSMKYNGIPTACESFQYGEVEDYIVNVVSSAGFGANDAQSSLTEASGSGEFSIFPNPVTRGELSINLNGTEATAVTIYNLLGQVVHKGNFENTLDVSRLETGVYILEVETATTKMVKRFIKK; encoded by the coding sequence ATGAAGAAAATCTACTCCTTTTTCCTAATGACTTTTCTATTAGGAACCACCGTTTATGCACAGACCAGTGTGGACGGAATCGTCCAAAATTATCTAAGTAGCAATGCGGAAGAAGTTGGCTTAAAGTCTACAGACGTTGCTCAATGGAAGATTACAGATATCGTACCTTCTCTTAATCCTGAAATACAGCACGTTTATGTAAAACAAATGTATCAAGGTATTCCAGTACAAAACGGAACATACAAACTCACCGTAAGAGATGGTAAAGTAACCTACGAGATCAACCAGTTTGCAAAGGATGTTGCTCAAAAAGCAGCTGGAGCATCACTTTCATTAACGCCAGAAAACGCAATCTTGAAGGTTGTAAATGCTCATAGTCTTAAGACACCAAGCAATCTAGGAGTTACAAAATCTTCTGGTAACCTTCTTGAATATGCAAACTCTGGAATAAGCCTTGAGCCAATTAAGGTAGAAAAAACATACCTAGCAATAGGTGATAAGATGCATCTCACTTGGAATGTATCTCTTTATCAACTTGATGCCCAGCACTGGTGGAATGTAAATGTAGATGCATCTACAGGGGAAATTCTTAAAACTACAGACTGGGTAATTTCTTGTTCTTTTGAAGATCCTAATCATAAAGAGCATGGTCATACAACTACAGAAGAGCCAGAAGTAGTAAATTATGGACCAGTTAAAGCAACAGAAGCTACTTATGCAGCTGCTGCAGTAGGAGGAGGTTCTTATAATGTTTTCCCGCTAGGGGTTGAAAGTCCTAGTCACGGTAATCGTGTGGTAGTAACAGATCCAGCAAATGCTAATGCTTCTCCTTATGGATGGCACGACACAAACGGATCTGCTGGTGCAGAGTTTACAACAACGCGTGGTAATAATGTACTTGCGCAAGATGATACTAATGGTAATAATGGAACAGGTACAAGTCCTAATGGAGGAAGTGCTCTTAATTTTGACTTTAGCCTTAATTTAAATAACACTCCATCTACTTTCTTACCAGCAGCTACTACAAACTTATTTTACTGGAATAATATCATGCATGATGTATGGTACCAATATGGATTTACAGAGGCAGCAGGTAATTTTCAAGAGAATAACTATGGTAAAGGTGGTGCGGGAAGTGATTCTGTAAATGCAGATGCTCAAGACGGTAGTGATAGTAATAATGCAAACTTTGCAACTCCACCAGATGGTCAAAACCCTAGAATGCAAATGTTTTTATTCACAAATCCTACCCGTGATGGTGATTTTGATAACGTAATTATTGCACATGAGTACGGTCATGGTATTTCTACACGTCTCGTAGGAGGTCCTGGTACTAATGCTCTTGGTGGATCTGAGCAAATGGGTGAAGGATGGTCAGACTGGCTAGGTATGGTAATGACTATACGTCCAGGAGATACGAGAGATACTGCTAGAGGAGTAGGAACCTATGCAATAGCACAACCTACAACTGGTCCAGGAATACGCCCTACGAGATATTCTACAGATCTTGCTGTAAATGGAACAACTTATAATGATGTACCTAATCTAGTAGCTCCACACGGAGTAGGATACGGATTTGCTACAATCCTTTGGGATATGACTTGGGATTTAATAGATGAGAAAGGGTATGATCCTAATCAATACAGTGGTAATGGTGGTAATAATATTGCAATGTCACTTGTAATAGAGGGACTTAAAAATACAGCTAATAATCCAGGGTATGTTTCTGGTCGTAATGGAATTCTTCAAGCAGATCAAGATCTTTATGGAGGTCAATACAACTGTTTGATATGGGATGCTTTTGCTAGACGTGGAGTAGGTGTAGATGCTGTTGAAAATAGTAATGGAGGAACAAATACTAAAACTGACCAAGTTACATCATTCGCGAGTGGATGTTCTGGACCACCAGCACCAGTATCTTGTAGTGCTACAGTAGCAGCCTTCCCTTATGCAGAAGGTTTTGAAAATACCATAGGATCTTGGTCTCAAGATACTTCTGATAATATTGACTGGACAGTAAACTCTTCTGGAACACCATCTAGTGATACGGGACCAGCAGCTGCAAATGAAGGATCATTTTACATTTATGTAGAAGCATCTGGGGACGGAGCAGGGTTTCCAACAAAAACAGCTATTTTAAATTCTCCTTGTTTTGACCTATCAAGTGTAAGCGCAGCAGAGGCGACATTTAGTTATCAAATGACAGGTAATGCTGTAGGAACTGTGCGTCTTGAAGCAAGAGATGATACTTCTCAAACTTGGGATGAATTATGGGTACAATCAGGAGATAAAGGAGCGGCATGGCTTGATGCAACAGTAAGTCTTGCGGCTTATGATGGAGCGACGCAATTGCGTTTCCGTGCTACTACTGGAACTTCTTGGCAAGGTGATATTGCTATTGACGGCTTTGCAATTGATGGTACTGCTCCGGCAGATACTCAAGCACCTACCGCGCCTACTAATCTTGCAGTAACAGATGTTACTACAACATCTGTAGCCTTATCATGGACCGCAGCTACAGATAATGTAGCAGTAACAGCATATGACGTGTTCCAAGGAACTAATAACCTAGGAGAAGTAACAGCTACTTCGGCAAATATTACAGGTTTAGTAGAAGGAACTACCTATCAATTTACGGTTCGCGCCAAAGATGAAGCAGGTAATATCTCAGGAAATAGCAATACCGTAACTGCGACAACAGAAACTACTGCACCACCTAGTGGATGTGTAGGTACAGCAAGTGCTCCATATAGTGAGAGTTTTGAGTCAGGACTAGGTCAGTGGTCACAAGCTACAGGAGATGATATAAACTGGACACGTGATGCGTCAGGAACGCCATCTAATAATACGGGTCCAAGTTCTGGAGCAGATGGATCTTTCTACTTATATGTAGAAGCGTCAGGTAATGGAGCAGGTTTCCCTAACAAAAGAGCGATTATAAACTCACCTTGTTTTGATCTAACAGGAGAAACAGAAGCAAACTTTACATTTGATTATCACATGTTTGGATCTACAGACGGTGGCCGTATAGATCTTGAAGCAAGTGCAGATGGAGGAACGACATGGACAAGCCTATGGAACCAAACTGGAAACCAAGGTAACCAGTGGAATGCAGTAACAATCAATCTTGATGGATACACTGGCGGGACAGTGCAATTACGTTTCAACCGTATTACTGGTGGTACATGGGAATCTGATGTTGCTATAGATAATGTAGCACTATCTACCGGAGCTGGCGGAGGTGATACAGGTGCACCATCTGGATACTGTGCATCAAACGGAAATAGTGTTAGTGACGAGTACATACAACGTGTACAGATTGGAAGCATTAATAATGCAACCGGAGCATCCGCTGGAGGTTATGGAGATTTTACAAACCTTTCTACAACACTAGGAAGTAGTAATACAATCACAATTACTCCAAGATGGACTGGAACTGTATATAATGAAGGGTATGCAGTATTTGTAGACTGGAACCGTGATGGAGATTTTACAGATGCAGGAGAAACCGTATACACGAGAGCTGCAACATCTGCTACTCCTATTACGGGAACATTTAGCGTGCCTTCTGGAGCATCTCAAGGAGCAACGAGAATGAGAGTTTCTATGAAGTATAACGGGATCCCTACAGCTTGTGAGAGCTTCCAGTATGGAGAAGTAGAGGATTATATTGTAAATGTGGTAAGTAGTGCTGGATTTGGAGCAAATGATGCTCAGAGCAGTCTAACCGAAGCATCAGGAAGTGGAGAATTCTCCATATTCCCTAATCCTGTAACTCGTGGAGAACTTTCAATTAACTTAAACGGTACAGAAGCAACCGCCGTGACTATCTATAATCTATTAGGTCAGGTAGTACACAAAGGTAATTTTGAAAACACACTTGATGTTTCAAGATTAGAGACTGGTGTTTATATTCTTGAAGTGGAAACAGCAACTACAAAAATGGTAAAACGTTTTATTAAGAAATAG
- a CDS encoding gliding motility protein GldL translates to MKVKHILTIFILGLICTVLGALFKVMHWPLAPELLSGGTFLQVIAGIIGIWKIYTTEEFKKFLNK, encoded by the coding sequence ATGAAGGTAAAACATATTTTAACCATATTTATTTTAGGTCTTATCTGCACTGTGTTAGGTGCGCTATTTAAGGTTATGCACTGGCCTTTAGCACCAGAATTATTAAGTGGCGGCACGTTTTTACAAGTTATCGCTGGGATTATAGGTATCTGGAAAATATATACTACAGAAGAATTTAAGAAATTTCTTAATAAGTAA
- a CDS encoding 3'-5' exonuclease — MIDTLQLEHILFLDIETVPQHQDFSDLDDVEKALYADKTKYLRKDEHTPETFYERAGIWAEFGKIVCISVGYFNASVAGKRFRTTSFAGDDESILLNDFKTLLETHFNGKQHLLCAHNGKEFDFPYIARRMIINGITLPHKLNLFGKKPWEIPHIDTLDLWKFGDYKHYTSLKLLTKILGIPSPKDDIDGSQVRAVYYEEKDIKRIVVYCEKDTVAVAQIVLRLRNEKLLEESEIISV; from the coding sequence ATGATAGATACGTTACAACTAGAACATATCCTTTTTTTGGATATTGAGACAGTACCTCAACATCAAGATTTTTCTGATCTAGACGATGTAGAAAAGGCACTTTACGCAGATAAGACAAAATACCTGCGTAAAGATGAGCATACTCCAGAGACTTTTTATGAACGCGCTGGCATTTGGGCAGAGTTTGGAAAAATCGTGTGTATTTCTGTAGGTTATTTTAACGCTAGTGTAGCAGGCAAGAGATTTAGAACCACCTCTTTTGCTGGAGATGATGAATCAATTCTCCTCAATGATTTTAAAACCCTACTAGAAACACATTTTAATGGCAAGCAGCATCTTCTTTGTGCTCATAATGGTAAGGAGTTTGACTTTCCATATATCGCTCGTAGGATGATTATAAATGGCATTACATTACCTCATAAGCTTAACCTCTTTGGAAAAAAACCTTGGGAGATACCTCACATTGATACCTTAGACTTATGGAAGTTTGGAGATTACAAACACTACACCTCCTTAAAACTGCTCACAAAAATACTCGGCATCCCTTCTCCTAAGGACGATATAGACGGCAGCCAAGTAAGGGCAGTCTACTACGAAGAAAAGGATATAAAACGTATTGTAGTATATTGTGAAAAAGACACCGTTGCTGTTGCTCAAATTGTATTGAGACTGCGCAACGAGAAACTACTCGAAGAGAGTGAAATCATTTCTGTATAA
- a CDS encoding methylated-DNA--[protein]-cysteine S-methyltransferase, producing MEHAIIATPIGLLELKASSDGLSSVLFIETDALPTTIIPKALDDAVAQILEYFARERTTFSLKLNPSGTDFQRRVWRELEAIPFGKTTSYLAMAKQLGDPKVIRAAASANGKNPLSIIIPCHRVIGSDGSLTGYAGGLYRKKWLLEHESPVTQGSLF from the coding sequence ATGGAACACGCAATTATAGCCACACCTATAGGATTATTAGAGTTAAAAGCCTCTAGCGATGGCCTGAGTTCTGTATTATTTATAGAAACAGATGCATTACCCACTACGATAATTCCAAAAGCACTTGATGATGCTGTCGCCCAAATTCTAGAATACTTTGCGAGAGAACGCACTACTTTTTCCCTCAAGCTCAATCCGTCAGGTACAGATTTTCAACGTCGAGTTTGGAGAGAGTTAGAGGCTATACCATTTGGAAAAACAACCTCGTATCTAGCTATGGCAAAACAGCTAGGCGACCCTAAAGTAATACGTGCAGCAGCAAGCGCAAATGGTAAGAACCCCCTTTCTATAATCATTCCTTGTCATCGCGTGATAGGCAGCGATGGCTCTCTAACGGGTTATGCTGGCGGATTATATCGTAAAAAATGGCTGCTTGAACACGAAAGTCCCGTTACTCAGGGTTCGTTGTTTTGA
- a CDS encoding response regulator, producing the protein MMAQTPSQDIENYQSITLDLAAIQLQNQEYKSAIQTLDDVLKRAQKQDDKNKQYSGYSILGAVYLSLQDTVKSRDVFEKALVIAQELKNDTLLASSYNDLGKLYASSEGYQDKAINYLQKNIQLIEKLDGSDKSLGARINLATLYLKQENFDEAYPALMQAKFASLRDSLDRKSRARVLTLLGRYYTSSKQETLAEDAFMEAIEISFSEGLVAEEEEAQKQLAKFYESNKNFEAAYYHSQRQLQLANEVFKNESQKELQVASAQFYSRENERDLEIATKEKELLDQVAESSLKTTTALLFASSILLVALFIIFTLYRARKQNLLRLREKNKQLEKAKNDAEELSKLKTQFFSTISHELRTPLYGVIGIASILLEDTEVNKHRHDLRSLKFSADYLLALINDVLLMSKMEAKNIKLEHTPFKLNTLLRSITHSFEFSLEQNNNKLHLEIDKDLPNQLVGDSVRLSQILMNLIGNAIKFNENGNIWVRIKKESITADGLYRTAFSIEDDGMGIPKNSQQSIFEEFSQVENKNYNYQGTGLGLPIVKKLLALYDSDITLVSEEGNGATFSFVINLEKATGIASVEQKQIDTIESIHTLQGTHLLVVDDNRINQKITQKLLENKGFSCDLASDGIEAVSMVQNGMYDLILMDIHMPKKDGIEATKDIRKFDTSIPIVALTAVEIDEIRHKIYKAGMDDILVKPYDVSQFLSVILRNIKNKKSQAIASASE; encoded by the coding sequence ATGATGGCACAAACGCCGTCTCAAGACATAGAAAATTATCAGAGTATTACATTAGATCTCGCTGCTATTCAATTGCAGAATCAGGAGTATAAAAGCGCTATCCAGACGCTAGATGATGTTCTAAAAAGAGCACAAAAGCAAGATGATAAAAACAAGCAGTATAGTGGTTACTCCATTCTAGGCGCCGTGTATTTATCATTGCAAGACACGGTAAAATCACGAGATGTTTTTGAAAAAGCGCTTGTGATAGCACAAGAACTTAAAAATGATACACTACTAGCATCTTCTTACAATGATTTAGGAAAGTTATACGCATCTTCTGAGGGGTATCAAGACAAGGCGATTAACTACTTGCAGAAAAATATCCAGTTAATAGAAAAACTTGATGGCTCAGATAAGTCACTTGGCGCGCGTATAAACCTCGCTACACTGTACTTAAAGCAAGAAAATTTTGACGAAGCATACCCTGCTTTAATGCAAGCTAAATTTGCAAGTTTAAGAGATTCCTTAGACCGTAAAAGCCGCGCAAGAGTGCTCACATTACTAGGAAGATATTACACTAGTAGTAAACAAGAAACGCTCGCCGAAGATGCTTTTATGGAAGCGATAGAAATCAGTTTTTCAGAAGGCCTAGTTGCCGAAGAGGAGGAAGCTCAAAAGCAACTTGCAAAATTTTATGAAAGCAATAAAAATTTTGAGGCAGCATACTACCACTCACAACGTCAGTTACAACTAGCAAATGAAGTTTTTAAAAATGAAAGCCAGAAGGAATTGCAGGTTGCAAGCGCACAGTTTTACTCTCGAGAAAATGAACGTGACCTTGAGATAGCCACAAAAGAAAAAGAATTATTGGATCAAGTAGCCGAGAGTTCGCTCAAAACTACAACGGCGCTTCTTTTTGCTTCATCCATACTACTTGTGGCGCTTTTTATAATTTTCACATTGTATCGAGCACGCAAGCAAAACTTATTACGCTTACGCGAAAAAAATAAGCAACTAGAAAAAGCAAAAAACGACGCCGAAGAACTTTCTAAACTTAAAACTCAATTCTTCTCAACAATTAGCCATGAGCTGCGTACACCGCTTTATGGAGTGATAGGGATTGCATCAATCCTACTTGAAGATACAGAGGTAAACAAGCATAGGCATGATTTGAGATCGCTTAAATTCTCGGCAGATTATCTGCTCGCACTCATTAACGATGTGCTTCTTATGAGTAAAATGGAAGCAAAAAATATTAAGCTCGAGCATACACCTTTTAAACTTAATACACTTTTAAGGAGTATCACGCATTCATTTGAATTTAGTCTAGAGCAAAATAATAATAAATTACATTTAGAGATTGATAAAGACCTTCCTAACCAACTTGTAGGAGACTCAGTAAGGCTTTCTCAAATTTTAATGAATCTCATAGGGAATGCCATTAAATTTAATGAAAATGGAAATATATGGGTTCGTATAAAAAAGGAGTCTATTACCGCAGATGGGCTATATAGAACAGCATTTAGCATAGAAGATGATGGGATGGGAATTCCAAAAAATAGCCAGCAAAGTATTTTTGAAGAATTCTCTCAGGTAGAAAATAAAAACTACAATTATCAAGGTACTGGTTTAGGTTTACCTATTGTGAAGAAACTACTAGCGCTTTACGATAGCGATATTACGTTAGTAAGCGAAGAAGGAAATGGAGCAACTTTCTCATTTGTAATTAACCTAGAGAAAGCCACGGGAATAGCTTCTGTAGAGCAAAAACAAATTGATACAATAGAGAGTATACACACGCTTCAGGGAACACATCTCTTAGTGGTAGATGATAACCGTATTAATCAAAAGATTACTCAAAAACTACTTGAAAATAAAGGGTTTTCATGCGATCTCGCTAGCGATGGTATAGAGGCAGTAAGCATGGTTCAAAACGGAATGTATGACTTAATTCTTATGGACATTCACATGCCTAAAAAAGATGGTATCGAGGCAACTAAGGATATTAGAAAATTTGATACGAGTATACCAATAGTCGCACTTACAGCCGTAGAGATTGATGAGATACGTCATAAAATCTACAAAGCTGGTATGGATGACATACTAGTAAAGCCTTATGATGTATCTCAATTCTTGAGCGTCATATTGCGCAATATTAAAAATAAAAAATCACAAGCAATAGCTTCTGCGAGTGAGTAA